One Herbaspirillum rubrisubalbicans genomic window carries:
- a CDS encoding glutathione S-transferase N-terminal domain-containing protein, producing the protein MSHALSAFPINQKWPAQHPERIQLYSLPTPNGVKVSIMLEETGLPYEAHLVSFESNDQMSPEFLSLNPNNKIPAIIDPNGPGGQPLPLFESGAILLYLAEKSGQFLPADAAARYQVIQWVMFQMGGVGPMFGQLGFFHRFAGKDYEDKRPRDRYVNESKRLLGVMEQRLAQSQWLGGDAYSIADIATFPWIRNLIGFYEAAELVGFHHFPHVARALEAFVARPAVVRGLNIPARG; encoded by the coding sequence ATGAGCCATGCCCTGTCCGCCTTCCCGATCAACCAGAAATGGCCGGCGCAACACCCCGAGCGCATCCAGTTGTATTCGCTGCCCACGCCCAATGGCGTGAAGGTCTCGATCATGCTGGAAGAAACCGGCCTGCCCTACGAAGCCCACCTGGTGAGCTTCGAGAGCAATGACCAGATGTCGCCGGAGTTCTTGTCGCTCAACCCGAACAACAAGATCCCCGCCATCATCGACCCCAACGGCCCCGGTGGCCAGCCGCTGCCGCTGTTCGAATCCGGCGCCATCCTGCTGTACCTGGCCGAAAAGAGTGGCCAGTTCCTGCCCGCCGACGCGGCGGCGCGCTACCAGGTGATCCAGTGGGTGATGTTCCAGATGGGTGGCGTGGGGCCGATGTTCGGCCAGTTGGGCTTCTTCCATCGCTTTGCCGGCAAGGACTACGAAGACAAGCGTCCGCGCGACCGCTACGTCAATGAAAGCAAGCGCCTGCTGGGCGTGATGGAACAGCGCCTGGCGCAGAGCCAGTGGCTGGGCGGCGATGCCTATTCGATTGCCGACATCGCCACCTTCCCGTGGATCCGCAACCTGATCGGCTTCTATGAAGCGGCCGAACTGGTCGGTTTCCACCACTTCCCGCATGTGGCCCGCGCACTGGAGGCTTTCGTGGCACGGCCAGCGGTGGTGCGCGGACTCAATATTCCGGCCCGCGGCTAA
- a CDS encoding alpha/beta hydrolase family esterase, giving the protein MSALPANAVDLSLKTIRVGNLARAYFSERNSIGEPRPLIIALHASGSSGSLMARATGLTEIAEAAGYMIVYPNGTGLAIDARTWNSGGCCGYAQMHKVDDVAFLRALIDKLVKDGLADPQRVYLVGVSNGGMMAYRMAAEAPELFKAVAVVSAVLDVPPETVKAPMPLLHIHGSDDPFIPFLGGIGKQEVSQLPRLSVARSIEAFIKADGAAPRPSVTDIPDTANDGTTIRQYTYASKSDPQAVVLYEVKGGGHAWPGGVVPIINGGKSSQNLDTSRTVINFFNAHGGGRKSEPEDDDLPPGATPLPAAAGAATKTPASTAPVSPAPTPMPPGTKGQAPR; this is encoded by the coding sequence TTGAGCGCCCTGCCCGCCAACGCCGTGGACCTGTCGCTGAAGACCATCCGCGTGGGCAATCTGGCACGCGCCTATTTCTCCGAACGCAACAGCATTGGCGAGCCGCGCCCGCTGATCATCGCGCTTCATGCCAGCGGCTCCAGCGGTTCGCTCATGGCGCGCGCCACCGGCTTGACCGAGATTGCCGAAGCGGCCGGCTACATGATCGTCTATCCCAACGGCACTGGCCTGGCCATCGATGCCCGCACCTGGAATTCGGGCGGCTGCTGCGGTTACGCCCAGATGCACAAGGTCGATGACGTGGCCTTCCTGCGCGCGCTCATCGATAAGCTGGTCAAGGATGGCTTGGCCGATCCGCAGCGGGTCTATCTGGTGGGGGTCTCCAATGGTGGCATGATGGCCTACCGCATGGCGGCCGAGGCACCGGAACTGTTCAAGGCGGTGGCCGTAGTCAGCGCCGTGCTGGACGTGCCGCCCGAGACCGTCAAGGCGCCCATGCCGCTGCTGCACATCCACGGCAGCGATGATCCTTTCATCCCCTTCCTGGGCGGCATCGGCAAGCAGGAAGTCTCGCAGTTGCCACGCCTGTCGGTGGCGCGCAGTATCGAAGCCTTCATCAAGGCCGATGGCGCCGCACCGCGCCCGAGCGTGACCGACATCCCCGATACCGCCAATGACGGCACCACCATCCGCCAATACACCTATGCCAGCAAGAGCGACCCGCAAGCGGTGGTGCTCTACGAGGTCAAGGGTGGTGGTCATGCCTGGCCCGGTGGCGTGGTCCCCATCATCAATGGCGGCAAGTCTTCGCAGAACCTGGATACCTCGCGCACCGTGATCAACTTCTTCAACGCGCACGGCGGCGGGCGCAAGAGCGAACCGGAAGACGACGACCTGCCACCGGGCGCGACGCCGCTGCCGGCTGCAGCCGGTGCAGCGACCAAGACGCCCGCAAGCACTGCCCCGGTCTCGCCTGCCCCCACGCCGATGCCGCCCGGCACGAAAGGCCAAGCCCCACGCTGA